In Chitinophaga sp. H8, the sequence GGAAGCACTCCCTGTCATAGTTGATTCCCGCTGATAAATGATCAGGCTATAAATAATTGGCCACTAAAGTAGGATATTTTTACACGATCTCCGCGTCATTTGCCAAGGGAGGTACAGAACAGGGTATAAAGTGTAAAATCCCGGGAGCACGCTCCCGGGATTCAGATTAATAAGTTATTTAAGGTTCAGATCATCCACACCTGCGATTTCCGTAGATATTTCTCCCAGCCAGCCACCTTCAGCTCTCATGCCGGTATATACTTTGATAAAATCAACCCCTTTTAATTTAACAGGATTACCGGCAGCATCTACCGCCCAGTCGATTTTAATTTTAGCGCGGTCATCGCCGTTGCCCCAGTTATCAGCATAACCAAAAGCAAATGCAGGGCTTACAAAGTAAGAGCCGGTACCTGACAGGTCCGTTACGTTATCTTCTGTGAGCTTGGTGCCTGTGAATGTGATACTGTCACCTTTCCATTGCGGATAATAGCTTTGGTTGTGGAAGGAATTCTTGGACAGATATCCTGATTTACCCTGGTTGTCTTTCCATTTGATATAAGTGGTATCGGTCAGGTAAGGGTATTTGTTATTGGGTGTTTTTATTTTATTTTCATCAGGTTTATAGTAGGTGATCTTATAGTTTTTTACCGTTTTAGGGTGATTGTATTCAGAACCTGCAATTTCAAACCATTCATCATCCGGCAGGCCGTTACCATTGGCATCATAGGATACCATGATAATACCAGGTTCTGACCAGTTGTTGAAGGCATTTCCTTTTACAAGGAAACTGTTTTCACCAGGCGTATTTACGATGGTATGATCAAACCCCATTACTACATAACCGCCAAAGCCACCAAGATGAACCAGGGAATTATCTTTCAGGGCATTTTCAGCTTTAGCATTCAAGGCTTCCTGATCTTCGCCGGTAACCCAGGCAGGTAAGGTATTTACAAACTGGCCGGGAGCTGGAAGGTATTCAAATACTTTGGCTACTCCATTGGTATATTGCTTGTCTTTAATAGTAACCACTATTTCCTGTTGTCCGGTACCAATACCGTTTTTAGCAGAAAATTTAAGCAGGTATGAGCCTGGCTTGGCGAACACGTGCAGTAACTCTTGGGTTTTAGAAAGTGTGTCTGTTCCAAGTGTCCAGGAATAGGCAGCACCCTCATCATATTTTACAGTGGCAGCTATCTTTATCCATTTCATTTTGTCGAACACAAAGCCTCCTATGGGTGTGGTAATGTTTACTTCAGGAGCAGTAGATTTTAACTGAATACTTTTACCATCACTGAAGATAAAGGTCATCAGCTCATTGGCTTTTACAATAGCCATAATAGAGGTAACGCCTGCTTTGACTGTAGTATTGGTTTTTACGCCGGTATCGGTACCATCTATAGCCCAGTTGCCATTTTCACCAATGCTTAGCTGGGGTTGGTCTCCCTGCGCTGGTACTTTACTGTCGATACCATCAATCAGCCAGTTGCCATTGGCACCTACTGTGATAAAAGCAGGGGAGTTCCCTACATTCAATTTGGTGCCATCACTGAGGGTGATGATGTACTTGTCGCCTGTGGTTTCATAACTGGTGATGTATAACCGGCTGTTTAATGCATTCAGCAACGTTTCATACTTGGCCAGCTGTTCTTTGATCAGGTTGATGTCGTCTTTCAGGCCATTAATGTCATCTTTGTAACATCCTGTAAACAGGAGCATGGCAGCACATGCGCATTGTAAAATTTTCTTCTTCATGTTTATTAGTTATTGATAGTTAGTATTGGAATGATTGTTTGATTATTCT encodes:
- a CDS encoding PKD domain-containing protein, with product MKKKILQCACAAMLLFTGCYKDDINGLKDDINLIKEQLAKYETLLNALNSRLYITSYETTGDKYIITLSDGTKLNVGNSPAFITVGANGNWLIDGIDSKVPAQGDQPQLSIGENGNWAIDGTDTGVKTNTTVKAGVTSIMAIVKANELMTFIFSDGKSIQLKSTAPEVNITTPIGGFVFDKMKWIKIAATVKYDEGAAYSWTLGTDTLSKTQELLHVFAKPGSYLLKFSAKNGIGTGQQEIVVTIKDKQYTNGVAKVFEYLPAPGQFVNTLPAWVTGEDQEALNAKAENALKDNSLVHLGGFGGYVVMGFDHTIVNTPGENSFLVKGNAFNNWSEPGIIMVSYDANGNGLPDDEWFEIAGSEYNHPKTVKNYKITYYKPDENKIKTPNNKYPYLTDTTYIKWKDNQGKSGYLSKNSFHNQSYYPQWKGDSITFTGTKLTEDNVTDLSGTGSYFVSPAFAFGYADNWGNGDDRAKIKIDWAVDAAGNPVKLKGVDFIKVYTGMRAEGGWLGEISTEIAGVDDLNLK